Proteins found in one Cyprinus carpio isolate SPL01 chromosome B10, ASM1834038v1, whole genome shotgun sequence genomic segment:
- the LOC109047176 gene encoding protein mono-ADP-ribosyltransferase PARP14-like — protein MDEYPYSIIVEGDWGPEHAKSVKNKLQIYFQSKKKSQGGDCVVKYKPNDGSNSATILFKSPDIRDGVLSKAEHIIIIDNQQIKLKVYKPSDVEEQADSTGQRTEQACGYQEPNQSASQTDVKKPQETSAVVLENLPEDVKQDILTLLVENISCLSENDFSMELIPGLRKAVVNFKNPSAAEKFLEDSRTHEKFKRNNLRARALERSTCVRVEELPAEATKMLLELYFEKWGGPVEEVITIPSEQAAMIIFKEEEAKQRVLKQENNICDVPVKIYPYFKSLGTVLYGGNRPNLKLPEPITVSVHPAIREFIIKKGQISSIKDQMSSHFCHINMDKPEVLLSPDPALLKQKQDAIDGWSKNAFDAFKKMISNYTTSEWPVSHTLLFNVEINIKKVVKDQVLIDLDAPKGVLTLAGMTHEITGLKPIIEKFLERGTDQLKREKNSVTEDMEISPAMYSLLEQDGLTSAVSPHLHIDYNKKMNRLFFSGLHTETLAFKNWVLEKKINMKKKHLQINYSILEFLRSVDCDEMSRDLFISHGITAVYTIENRDVVVIGSTERALKEAEKRINTVLTTKLLVVEDQGVLQMPEWLDLKKQLENLFSTLKKISVLINLSKKRDKVIVTGFRKPVMEVSENLGRFIEKHTKIVEEVHVKSHAVVDFIKDRKSQDCQHFIKSNEVKVSFDSMRPLIKLSGERTFVQPAVTFFKSLADALYTDTLIIKKAGAKKYFMEHGKMMISMLLKEKSFVVVPQEDDMLDAEEDEFTEGSFEDIGQVSCEVQVPGGVTVTVRKEDICKINVDAVVNAANEDLKHTGGVALALLQAAGPSLQQICDQHTKTNGALKPGDAFITDAGRLPCKYVVHAVGPRFSDSDRPTTVQRLRHAVRESLNQASSKNCSSIAIPVISSGIFGCPLDLCTETIAKEVRDYIDDHNHRGSRSTLTKIHFVDNNDNTVNAMTQAVRKEFAAYNPKITFPHQTKPHGYGPGYRGHGRGHGRGRGRGHGHGRGRGNYGQRNQEFKGSKGRGNRVSEGKAHWKRDTSNSGGRPDISEGLSVLDTKTAQDGLKIILSKGNIQDAHADVIVNTISEDLDLRKGAVSNALLQTAGHQLQSEITRAARSKNVNYGEMLITDGYKLKCQKVFHVVCPFWKQGSKDEVLTQIIRNCLKKAESWRMASVVLPAIGTGNLGFPKDLVARIILKEVQEFKPTNLREVTVIVHPSDKESVECFTSIFRHGIQGPVTKEVHRHVMPKMNISGISAQASELVSKVSSSSRGVHTMQLGQVTLEVSSGDITKEKTDAIVNSSNKTFSLKAGVSKAILDAAGVKVEQECSQIVGSSNTQQTEIMTSAGRLPCGNIIHIIGRNSSSEIKEVVLSVLKLCESRHITSVAFPALGTGQAGAKPADVADAMVDAVVGFVKKKKPVHVGLVKFLIFQTNMVADFHQSMIRRSGEKVEKDKGLLTKYKDLSGGEISEFPTNEEFVMVEEEIEPAVFQLCGETPEDLSEARDMINSMILREHVTIPIHDPAIAHFTREDVETLNAMQRELTVSVQLEKKGQGSVITLEGLTRDIHTARSRIRDIIRKVERNETRKSEAFIIRNVVKWQYQENGRTIKHFDILTNYDLEQAFQKRQPSVKIKINNEEYEADLVRKEATRGRLRIQLNRVELED, from the exons ATGGATGAATATCCTTATTCCATCATTGTAGAAGGAGATTGGGGACCTGAACACGccaaaagtgttaaaaataaacttcagattTACTTTCAGAGTAAGAAAAAATCTCAAGGAGGAGACTGCGTCGTGAAATATAAGCCTAATGACGGGAGCAACTCTGCTACGATTCTGTTCAAATCACCTGACA TCCGAGATGGCGTGCTCTCAAAGGCAGAACACATTATTATCATTGACAATCAACAAATCAAGCTGAAAGTGTACAAACCCAGCGATGTAGAGGAACAGGCAGACAGCACTGGACAAAGA ACAGAGCAGGCATGTGGATATCAGGAACCAA ATCAAAGTGCCTCTCAGACTGATGTGAAGAAGCCTCAAGAGACAAGTGCTGTGGTCCTGGAGAACCTTCCAGAAGATGTTAAACAAGACATTTTGACTCTTTTGGTGGAGAACATCAGCTGTCTTTCTGAAAATGACTTTAGCATGGAATTAATACCAGGATTAAGAAAAGCAGTTGTGAACTTTAAAAATCCCAGTG cTGCAGAAAAGTTCCTTGAGGACAGCAGGACACATGAAAAATTCAAGAGGAATAATCTGAGGGCCCGTGCACTGGAGAGAAGCACATGTGTGCGGGTGGAGGAACTTCCAGCTGAGGCTACCAAGATGCTGCTGGAACTGTATTTTGAGAAATGGGGCGGTCCAGTAGAGGAAGTTATCACAATTCCATCAGAGCAAGCAGCCATGATTATCTTTAAGGAGGAAGAAG CCAAACAGAGAGTTTTGAAGCAAGAGAATAACATCTGTGATGTTCCAGTCAAGATATATCCCTACTTTAAATCACTGGGTACAGTCTTATATGGTGGCAACAGGCCAAATTTGAAGCTGCCTGAACCCATTACAGTCAGTGTACATCCTGCCATCAGGGAGTTCATCATCAAGAAAGGGCAGATTTCCTCTATTAAAGACCAGATGAGCTCACACTTCTGCCACATAAACATGGACAAACCAGAAGTTTTGCTCAGTCCTGATCCAGCATTACTGAAACAGAAACAAGATGCCATTGATGGCTGGAGTAAGAATGCCTTTGATGCCTTCAAGAAAATGATCTCAAACTACACAACATCTGAGTGGCCTGTGTCACACACCCTTTTATTCAatgtggaaattaatattaagaaagtagTGAAAGATCAGGTTTTAATAGACTTGGATGCCCCTAAAGGGGTCCTGACACTGGCAGGGATGACCCATGAGATAACTGGACTGAAACCCATCATAGAGAAGTTTTTGGAGAGAGGAACAGATCAGCTGAAGAGAGAGAAGAACAGTGTGACAGAGGACATGGAGATTTCTCCTGCCATGTACTCTCTGCTTGAACAAGATGGCCTGACAAGTGCTGTTTCTCCACACCTGCACATTgactacaacaaaaaaatgaacagacTATTTTTTTCAGGTCTTCATACAGAAACTCTTGCCTTTAAAAATTGGGTCcttgagaagaaaataaatatgaaaaagaagCACTTACAGATTAACTATTCAATCCTAGAATTTCTGAGATCAGTGGATTGTGATGAAATGTCCAGAGATCTCTTTATATCTCATGGAATAACTGCTGTCTACACAATCGAAAATAGAGATGTTGTTGTGATTGGAAGCACAGAAAGAGCACTTAAAGAGGCAGAGAAGAGGATAAATACAGTTCTTACAACAAAACTCCTCGTTGTAGAAGATCAAGGTGTCCTTCAAATGCCGGAGTGGCTGGATCTCAAAAAACAACTGGAGAATTTGTTCAGTACTCTCAAAAAGATATCTGTGTTAATAAACCTTTCCAAAAAGAGAGACAAAGTAATAGTGACTGGATTCAGAAAACCTGTAATGGAGGTCAGTGAGAACTTAGGACGTTTCATTGAGAAACACACTAAAATCGTAGAAGAGGTTCATGTCAAATCACATGCTGTGGTTGATTTCATTAAAGACAGAAAATCACAAGACTGCCAGCATTTCATTAAGTCTAATGaagtgaaagtgagttttgattcaATGAGACCCTTGATCAAACTGTCTGGAGAGCGTACATTTGTCCAACCAGCTGTGACTTTCTTTAAATCTTTAGCAGATGCTCTTTACACAGACACACTGATCATTAAAAAGGCAGGAGCAAAGAAATACTTCATGGAGCATGGTAAAATGATGATCTCGATGCTCTTGAAGGAAAAAAGTTTTGTGGTGGTTCCTCAGGAAGATGATATGCTGGATGCAGAGGAAGATGAATTTACTGAAGGTAGCTTTGAAGATATTGGCCAGGTCTCTTGTGAGGTTCAAGTGCCAGGTGGAGTAACTGTTACTGTCAGGAAGGAAGACATTTGCAAGATCAATGTTGATGCTGTGGTCAATGCTGCAAATGAAGATCTGAAGCACACTGGTGGTGTAGCTTTAGCACTCCTCCAAGCTGCTGGACCAAGTCTGCAGCAAATCTGTgaccaacacacaaaaacaaatgggGCTCTGAAGCCTGGAGATGCCTTCATCACTGACGCTGGTCGTCTTCCCTGTAAATATGTGGTGCATGCTGTTGGACCTCGTTTTAGTGATTCAGACAGACCTACCACAGTGCAACGCCTGAGACATGCTGTGAGGGAAAGTCTGAACCAGGCGTCAAGCAAAAACTGCTCCTCCATTGCAATCCCAGTTATTAGTTCAGGGATATTTGGTTGTCCTCTTGATCTTTGCACTGAAACAATTGCCAAGGAGGTGCGTGACTACATTGATGATCATAACCACAGAGGGTCCAGAAGCACATTAACTAAGATTCACTTCGTTGATAATAATGACAACACTGTGAATGCCATGACTCAAGCTGTCAGAAAGGAGTTTGCTGCTTACAACCCCAAAATAACTTTCCCTCATCAAACCAAACCTCATGGGTATGGACCAGGCTATCGTGGTCATGGCCGTGGTCATGGTCGTGGTCGTGGCCGTGGCCATGGGCATGGCCGTGGTCGTGGAAACTATGGCCAAAGAAACCAAGAGTTTAAAGGTTCCAAAGGCCGTGGTAATAGAGTCTCTGAAGGAAAAGCACACTGGAAAAGAGATACCTCAAACTCTGGTGGCAGACCAGATATATCTGAGGGGCTGAGTGTTCTGGACACCAAAACTGCACAAGATGGACTAAAAATCATTCTGAGCAAAGGGAACATCCAGGATGCACAT GCTGATGTCATTGTAAACACTATATCGGAAGACTTGGACCTCAGAAAAGGTGCCGTCTCTAACGCACTCCTCCAGACTGCTGGTCATCAGCTCCAGTCAGAAATCACCAGAGCTGCTCGTTCAAAGAATGTAAATTATGGTGAAATGCTCATTACAGATGGTTATAAACTGAAATGTCAAAAAGTCTTCCATGTGGTTTGCCCATTTTGGAAGCAAGGCTCAAAAGATGag gtacTCACTCAGATCATTAGAAATTGCCTGAAAAAAGCAGAAAGCTGGAGAATGGCTTCAGTCGTCCTCCCAGCTATTGGGACTGGGAATCTTGGCTTTCCTAAAGATCTGGTGGCCAGAATCATTCTGAAAGAAGTCCAGGAATTTAAGCCTACAAACCTTCGAGAGGTAACTGTGATTGTGCACCCTTCTGACAAGGAGAGTGTAGAG TGCTTTACCAGCATCTTTAGACATGGGATTCAGGGTCCCGTCACAAAAGAAGTACATCGACATGTCATGCCGAAAATGAATATTTCTGGCATATCAGCTCAGGCCTCTG agcTTGTTAGCAAAGTCTCCTCTTCCTCTCGTGGAGTGCACACTATGCAGCTGGGTCAAGTGACTCTGGAGGTTTCTTCAGGAGACATAACTAAAGAAAAAACTGATGCCATTGTCAACTCCTCAAATAAGACATTTTCTCTGAAAGCAG GAGTATCTAAGGCAATTTTAGATGCTGCTGGAGTAAAGGTGGAACAAGAATGTTCACAGATTG TGGGATCATCAAATACACAGCAAACAGAGATTATGACTTCAGCCGGGCGGCTTCCATGTGGAAACATCATCCATATTATTGGACGTAACAGTTCATCTGAAATTAAGGAAGTTGTTTTGTCTGTTCTGAAGTTATGTGAATCACGTCATATTACTTCTGTTGCCTTCCCGGCTCTTGGCACTG GTCAGGCTGGTGCAAAACCAGCTGATGTTGCAGATGCAATGGTTGATGCAGTTGTTGGctttgtaaagaaaaagaaaccgGTGCATGTAGGGCTTGTGAAGTTTCTTATATTCCAGACGAACATGGTGGCAGACTTCCACCAAAGCATGATCAGAAGATCTGGTGAGAAAGTGGAGAAGGATAAAGGTCTGCTTACCAAATATAaag ACTTGTCTGGAGGGGAAATTTCAGAATTTCCCACAAATGAAGAGTTTGTGATGGTGGAAGAAGAAATTGAGCCAGCTGTGTTTCAGCTGTGTGGTGAGACACCAGAGGACCTGAGTGAAGCCAGGGACATGATCAACAGCATGATATTACGGGAGCATGTGACCATCCCAATCCATGATCCAGCCATTGCTCATTTCACCAGGGAGGATGTAGAAACACTGAATGCCATGCAGAGAGAGCTCACAGTCAGTGTCCAGCTTGAGAAGAAAGGCCAAGGCTCTGTCATCACACTGGAGGGTCTGACAAGAGACATTCACACTGCAAGGAGTCGTATTCGGGACATAATCAGAAAGGTGGAAAGGAATGAAACCCGAAAAAGTGAGGCttttataatcagaaatgtggtTAAGTGGCAATATCAGGAAAATGGACGCACCATCAAACACTTTGATATATTGACCAATTATGACCTGGAACAGGCCTTTCAGAAGAGACAGCCTTCAGtgaaaatcaagattaataatgAAGAATATGAGGCTGATTTAGTTCGCAAAGAGGCCACAAGAGGGAGATTGAGGATTCAGTTAAATAGAGTAGAACTTGAAG ATTGA